In a genomic window of Bacillus rossius redtenbacheri isolate Brsri chromosome 4 unlocalized genomic scaffold, Brsri_v3 Brsri_v3_scf4_2, whole genome shotgun sequence:
- the LOC134542285 gene encoding zinc finger BED domain-containing protein 4-like has product MSSEVWKYFVIDRQNSGYAICQICKCTISRGGKSKTTTNMKKHLENKHGSYVHETKKQRLHSSELSEIEENEIDDSSAQNCSSETTLPLSSNSDVRPTATDSSRGSGSVSPRHAEKVGQTNISSRTPNQYRLTPKSQYQPTLQSFIDKTAQFKSTDPRAKSITQHIGRMMCLDNRPFSMVEDRGFTEFVKFLEPRYVLPSRKHFSNTVVPHMYQECRENVNKKLDEAEHVSLTTDMWTSTANDDYLGLTVHFVDSNFVLQHLNIGVIPFPELSHTGNNLCNFITETLEEWKLQSKVVAIVRDNARNITAGLESSEYEHLPCLAHTLQLVVKEGLLNNKNVNNLIANGRRIVGHFKHSCKATKELKKAQATLKMKKHKLIQDEPTRWNSSLHMLQRLLEQKQSVSLASATLQLPVTFSSAEWNLMTNVVNLLSIFNHATLAVSTQCVTASEVIPIINSSTEELRKPAPTGSGVQGIKNDMLAAITLKYSDVEENMLYAVATLLDPRFKHHVFVQDGNVTKAKVFLIEEARKTICLKQPETESVPQTSSQAMESHGMWTFYSNIMKTAPSVSHIASVEDEINVYLEEPIQNSSTNVFQYWKENTKYPCLKKLSKKFLCIPPSTVHSERLFSTAGLIVDQKRNRLDPERVKMLVFLNKNL; this is encoded by the exons ATGTCTAGTGAAGTGTGGAAATACTTTGTCATCGACCGACAAAATTCTGGCTACGCAATATGTCAAATCTGTAAATGTACAATCTCACGTGGCGGTAAATCTAAAActacaacaaacatgaaaaaacatcTCGAAAACAAGCATGGGAGTTACGTTCATGAGACGAAGAAACAAAGGCTACATTCATCGGAATTGAGCGAgattgaagaaaatgaaatagatGATAGTTCAGCACAAAATTGTTCTTCAGAGACAACCTTGCCATTGTCATCAAATTCAGATGTTAGGCCTACTGCTACTGATTCATCGAGAGGCAGCGGTTCAGTGTCCCCGAGGCATGCTGAGAAAGTTGGCCAAACGAATATTTCATCAAGAACACCAAACCAGTATAGGCTAACTCCTAAAAGTCAATACCAGCCTACATTACAATCATTTATTGATAAAACTGCACAATTCAAGTCCACTGATCCTCGTGCAAAATCAATAACTCAGCACATAGGTAGAATGATGTGCTTAGACAATCGTCCTTTTAGCATGGTTGAAGACAGAGGATTCACAGAATTTGTCAAATTCCTTGAGCCTAGGTATGTTTTGCCCagcagaaaacatttttcaaatactgTTGTACCACACATGTACCAAGAATGTAGGGAAAATGTGAACAAAAAGTTGGACGAAGCTGAACATGTGAGTCTTACAACAGATATGTGGACTTCAACAGCCAATGACGATTATCTTGGTCTaactgtgcattttgttgattccAATTTTGTCTTGCAACACCTCAACATTGGGGTTATTCCCTTTCCTGAATTATCTCACACAgggaacaatttgtgcaattttatcacagaaacacttgaagaatggAAGCTGCAATCTAAAGTTGTTGCCATTGTAAGAGACAATGCCAGGAACATAACTGCTGGCCTAGAATCATCCGAATATGAACATCTGCCATGCCTAGCACATACCCTGCAGCTTGTTGTAAAGGAAGGGCTACTGAACAACAAGAATGTAAATAATCTGATTGCCAACGGTCGTCGCATAGTTGGCCATTTCAAACATTCTTGTAAGGCGACAAAAGAGTTAAAGAAGGCTCAAGCCACGCTGAAAATGAAAAAACATAAACTTATCCAGGATGAACCAACGCGTTGGAATTCATCTCTCCATATGCTACAGCGCTTACTTGAGCAAAAACAGTCTGTTTCTTTAGCATCAGCAACTCTGCAGTTACCTGTGACTTTTTCATCAGCAGAATGGAACCTGATGACAAATGTAGTAAACCTTTTAAGTATTTTCAACCATGCAACATTGGCTGTAAGTACTCAGTGTGTGACAGCCTCAGAAGTCATACCTATAATCAACAGTTCTACTGAAGAGCTAAGGAaaccagcacctactggatcaggtgtacagggcaTCAAAAATGATATGCTTGCTGCCATAACTTTGAAGTATTCTGATGTTGAAGAGAATATGTTGTACGCAGTTGCAACATTACTGGACCCACGATTTAAACACCATGTTTTTGTGCAGGACGGTAATGTCACAAAAGCGAAAGTTTTTTTGATTGAAGAAGCAAGAAAAACTATCTGTTTGAAACAACCTGAAACTGAG TCTGTGCCGCAAACATCCAGCCAAGCAATGGAAAGCCATGGTATGTGGACATTTTACTCAAACATAATGAAGACTGCCCCAAGTGTAAGCCACATCGCATCAGTTGAAGATGAGATTAATGTTTACTTGGAAGAACCTATTCAAAATTCAAGTACCAACGTTTTCCAGTATTGGAAAGAAAATACCAAGTAcccatgtttaaaaaaactgtcaaagaaATTTCTTTGCATTCCACCTTCAACTGTACATTCCGAGCGATTATTCAGCACTGCAGGACTGATTGTTGATCAGAAACGGAACCGTTTAGATCCTGAACGAGTcaaaatgttggtttttttaaataagaatttgtGA
- the LOC134541920 gene encoding uncharacterized protein LOC134541920, which translates to MDKSTLRGKYCKWSKEDLDKALAMIRSKKISILGASKRYNIPRRTLGGYVKSQVWNKKKNGRPTVLTGEQEVQLVARITRLADVGFPLTVKVLRKCVYTFCEKNRIKQQFSVMKGYAGRKWLKGFLQRHPEIARRKAQHLNEARAQKINKFIVNDYFRTLKDVMTKLDIAHMPERIYNVDEKGCRLSLHRQPFVLAKTGSRRVHFRGKEHGENVTIVSCGNALGNVIPPMILFKGQRLKPEWADNLPAGSVVEMTAKGSMTSETFVKWLHHFSRYKSAGPCLLIMDGAKCHLDYSIVEAADNVGVSLLCLPSNTTHELQPMDKSVFGPFEAYWDEELMKFWTTYEDRVFNKQHFGYVFSPVWEKSTIPKNIKAGFEACGIFPFNPNRIPEQAFAPSETTTVPRVTLPPFPEPAQHQEAIRNHHEDEPHNDSEETDNSSAWDSDNLHGDNGTRNQQSNVLFSEILSTPARNSQPAKRNHPAINSRAVEVQKSLFVNSNNQSIPCSSKNVHLSASPSAHNQKNPPKKSKAVGSKENPTKLYTSPRRSSVTKKSLHQESWYCFLCKEDRVIDMRGCSLCKRFVHEECVGLTKHDKQVFVCPTCEV; encoded by the coding sequence ATGGATAAAAGTACTCTGCGTGGAAAATATTGCAAATGGTCCAAGGAGGATTTGGACAAGGCTTTGGCCATGATCAGAAGCAAGAAGATCAGTATATTGGGAGCAAGTAAGCGATATAACATACCGCGCCGAACATTAGGAGGTTATGTCAAATCTCAAGTTTGgaacaaaaagaaaaatggacGCCCTACAGTCCTGACAGGTGAGCAAGAAGTACAGTTGGTTGCTAGAATAACGCGATTAGCAGATGTAGGCTTTCCCTTGACTGTTAAAGTCTTAAGGAAATGTGTTTACACCTTTTGCGAAAAAAATAGGATAAAGCAGCAATTCAGTGTTATGAAAGGGTATGCTGGCAGGAAATGGCTTAAAGGTTTTCTCCAGAGACATCCTGAAATCGCTAGAAGGAAGGCACAACATCTTAATGAGGCTCgggcacaaaaaataaataagtttatagtGAATGATTACTTCCGAACACTGAAGGATGTAATGACAAAGCTTGATATTGCACACATGCCTGAACGAATTTACAATGTAGATGAGAAAGGTTGTCGTCTCAGTTTACATCGACAGCCTTTCGTACTTGCCAAGACAGGCTCTCGCAGAGTACATTTCCGTGGTAAAGAACATGGTGAAAATGTAACTATTGTGTCATGTGGCAATGCACTGGGCAATGTTATACCGCCTATGATCCTTTTCAAGGGACAACGCTTGAAGCCAGAGTGGGCTGACAACTTGCCAGCTGGAAGTGTAGTAGAGATGACAGCGAAGGGTTCAATGACATCTGAAACATTTGTGAAGTGGCTGCATCACTTCAGCCGTTACAAGTCTGCAGGACCATGCCTTCTAATCATGGATGGAGCCAAGTGTCACTTAGATTATTCCATAGTCGAGGCAGCTGACAATGTGGGTGTTTCACTGTTATGTTTACCCAGTAACACCACCCACGAGCTCCAGCCGATGGACAAATCAGTTTTTGGCCCATTTGAAGCTTACTGGGATGAGGAACTTATGAAATTCTGGACAACATATGAGGATCGAGTATTCAACAAGCAGCACTTTGGTTATGTGTTTTCACCCGTATGGGAGAAGTCtacaattccaaaaaatattaaagctgGATTTGAAGCTTGTGGAattttcccatttaatccaaacAGAATTCCGGAACAAGCTTTCGCGCCAAGTGAAACCACCACAGTACCAAGAGTAACCTTGCCACCTTTTCCTGAGCCAGCTCAACATCAAGAAGCCATACGGAACCACCACGAGGATGAACCACACAATGACTCTGAAGAAACAGATAATAGCAGTGCATGGGACAGTGATAACTTGCATGGAGACAATGGTACTCGGAACCAGCAATCGAATGTCTTATTCTCAGAAATCCTTAGTACACCTGCCAGAAATTCCCAACCAGCCAAAAGAAACCATCCAGCAATTAACAGTCGAGCAGTAGAAGTGCAAAAATCGTTGTTTGTGAACTCAAACAATCAATCCATTCCCTGCAGCTCCAAAAATGTCCATCTCTCCGCATCACCATCAGCACACAACCAGAAGAATCCTCCCAAGAAGTCCAAAGCTGTTGGTTCCAAAGAAAATCCAACAAAACTTTACACTTCACCTCGAAGATCTTCTGTAACTAAGAAATCACTGCATCAAGAGAGTTGGTACTGCTTTTTGTGCAAAGAAGATAGAGTGATAGACATGAGGGGTTGCAGTTTGTGTAAACGGTTTGTGCATGAAGAGTGTGTTGGACTTACCAAACATGACAAACAAGTATTTGTGTGTCCTACATGTGAAGTATAG